The Phycisphaeraceae bacterium genome has a window encoding:
- a CDS encoding site-specific integrase, whose product MSDLPHQTRHSTRSDQAVLPRGPKVPAYRQRAGYDQAIVTLTDALTKKRRDFWLGPYGSPESRECYHRVIAEWEGRGRRLPPRSMPGASASANPAGHRLTINELILEYWAWATPYYSASELAIIRSGLRILREHFGSTPAEAFGPNRLRVVREAMIRGKPEGPHPREPWVRTTINGQIHRVCRLFKWAASHEMLPATVYQQLKTVPALRRGRSPAPEPRPVGPVSTDFIERTRPFLSRQVDALVQLQLLTGARGGELFTLRAIDILIDDRSGIWTIEPSDHKTSHHGHARTIFLGPRSQDIIRPFLTGRPLDACLFSPAEAEAERLQARAAARRTPLSCGNVPGSNRVATPRKAPGEHYTASSYRRAIQRATEQAFPPPEHLRPRILPNGRMESLRTLRARLTAAEKLELAAWHRHHNWHPHQLRHTAATIIRREFGLEAARIALGHSSALVTDAVYAERDRERVVEVMRKIG is encoded by the coding sequence ATGTCCGACCTCCCTCACCAAACACGACACTCGACACGATCCGATCAGGCGGTCTTGCCGCGCGGTCCCAAGGTGCCCGCGTATCGCCAGCGCGCTGGATACGACCAGGCGATCGTGACGCTCACGGATGCACTGACGAAGAAGCGCCGCGACTTCTGGCTCGGCCCGTACGGCAGCCCCGAAAGCCGCGAGTGCTATCACCGCGTGATCGCGGAATGGGAAGGGCGCGGCCGACGACTGCCGCCAAGGTCCATGCCGGGCGCGAGTGCTTCCGCCAATCCCGCCGGACACCGCCTCACGATCAACGAGCTCATCCTGGAGTACTGGGCGTGGGCGACGCCGTACTACTCGGCATCGGAGCTCGCGATCATCCGCTCGGGCCTGCGCATCCTGCGCGAGCACTTCGGATCGACCCCCGCCGAGGCGTTCGGACCCAATCGTCTGCGCGTGGTGCGCGAGGCCATGATCCGCGGCAAGCCCGAGGGTCCGCATCCGAGGGAGCCGTGGGTGCGCACGACCATCAACGGGCAGATACACCGGGTCTGCCGCCTCTTCAAGTGGGCGGCCTCGCACGAGATGCTCCCCGCCACCGTGTACCAGCAACTCAAGACGGTGCCGGCCCTGCGTCGCGGCCGCAGTCCCGCCCCGGAGCCCAGACCGGTCGGCCCGGTCTCCACAGACTTCATCGAACGAACCCGGCCATTCCTCAGCCGCCAGGTCGATGCATTGGTGCAACTGCAGCTCCTCACCGGAGCGCGCGGCGGCGAGTTGTTTACACTGCGTGCCATCGACATCCTGATCGATGACCGCTCCGGCATCTGGACCATCGAGCCCTCCGACCACAAGACCTCGCATCATGGCCACGCACGAACGATCTTCCTCGGCCCCCGGTCCCAGGACATCATCCGGCCCTTCCTGACCGGCCGGCCGCTGGATGCCTGCCTCTTCAGCCCGGCCGAGGCGGAAGCGGAGCGCCTGCAAGCACGGGCGGCGGCGCGGCGCACCCCGCTCTCCTGCGGCAACGTTCCGGGCTCCAATCGGGTGGCCACGCCACGCAAAGCGCCGGGCGAGCACTACACCGCGAGCAGTTACCGCCGCGCCATCCAGCGGGCCACTGAGCAGGCCTTTCCACCGCCCGAGCACCTGCGGCCGCGCATCCTTCCGAATGGGAGGATGGAGTCGCTGCGCACCTTGCGTGCCCGGCTTACGGCTGCGGAGAAGCTGGAACTGGCAGCGTGGCATCGCCACCACAACTGGCACCCCCACCAGTTGCGCCACACCGCCGCCACCATCATCCGGCGCGAGTTCGGTCTGGAGGCCGCCCGCATCGCGCTGGGCCACTCCAGCGCCCTGGTGACCGACGCGGTATACGCCGAGCGGGATCGCGAGCGCGTGGTCGAGGTCATGCGAAAGATCGGCTGA
- a CDS encoding DUF1580 domain-containing protein produces MSQATQSNVARAAAPDAHLTLAQASRIAPGRPSTNCLWRWCRRGVLARNGERVRLEHIRAGGKIFTTAAWVDEFGRRLADADAEYFAADEPSLDSRDTVAPSAERTCRRAHDGDAHAAVVRALDAAGL; encoded by the coding sequence ATGAGCCAAGCAACTCAATCCAACGTGGCGCGAGCCGCCGCACCCGATGCACACCTGACGCTGGCCCAGGCCTCCCGAATCGCGCCGGGTCGACCCTCCACCAACTGCCTGTGGCGATGGTGCCGTCGAGGCGTCCTGGCCCGCAACGGCGAACGGGTGCGCCTTGAGCACATTCGAGCCGGCGGCAAGATCTTCACCACGGCGGCGTGGGTGGATGAGTTCGGCCGCCGGCTGGCGGATGCGGACGCCGAGTACTTCGCCGCCGACGAGCCATCACTCGATTCACGCGACACAGTGGCTCCCTCCGCTGAGCGAACTTGTCGGCGCGCCCACGACGGAGACGCGCACGCTGCCGTCGTGCGCGCCCTCGACGCCGCTGGGCTGTGA
- a CDS encoding ParB N-terminal domain-containing protein — MSNELTVHQRSITEIKPYERNPRKNDAAVDAVARSIKEFGFRQPVVVDEHGVIVVGHTRFKAAQQLGLAEVPVHVAVGLTEEQAKAYRIADNQTAALSTFDPDLLPLELHDLQAMGVDLALTGFSEAEIERLLHSGANPGLVDPDDIPEPPAEAVTQPGDMWVLGNHRLLCGDSSKPEDLDRLLDGQPIHLAHVDPPYNVNVEPRSNNARAAGSTALPAVAKAKAHLQGFDDARQGKPKATHKQMRAKDRPLQNDFMSAADFDAVLLAWFGNMARVLLPGRCFYVWGGYANWANYCSALATCGLYFSQGITWVKSHPVLGRKDFMNDCEHAWYGWREGAGHRFFGPNNISNVWNVKKVNPQAMVHLTEKPVELAARAIVYSSQPGENVLDLFGGSGSTLIACEQQGRRAFLLELDPLYCDVIVQRWEQFTGLKAQRQSARPQP; from the coding sequence ATGTCCAACGAACTCACAGTCCACCAACGCTCTATCACAGAGATCAAGCCGTACGAGCGGAACCCGCGCAAGAACGATGCGGCGGTGGACGCCGTCGCCCGTTCCATCAAGGAATTCGGTTTTCGCCAGCCCGTCGTGGTGGACGAGCATGGCGTCATCGTCGTCGGTCACACGCGCTTCAAGGCCGCGCAGCAGTTGGGGCTGGCCGAGGTGCCCGTCCACGTGGCCGTCGGACTCACCGAAGAGCAGGCGAAGGCGTATCGAATCGCGGATAACCAGACCGCCGCGCTCTCCACATTCGATCCCGACCTCTTGCCGCTGGAACTGCACGACCTTCAAGCGATGGGCGTCGACCTCGCGCTGACCGGCTTCAGCGAGGCCGAGATCGAACGGCTGCTGCACTCGGGCGCGAACCCGGGGCTGGTCGATCCCGATGACATTCCCGAGCCGCCCGCCGAGGCCGTCACCCAGCCGGGCGACATGTGGGTGCTGGGGAACCATCGCTTGTTGTGCGGTGACTCGTCAAAGCCAGAGGACCTCGATCGACTGCTGGACGGCCAGCCCATTCATCTGGCCCACGTCGACCCGCCATACAACGTGAACGTCGAGCCGCGCTCGAACAACGCCCGGGCGGCGGGCTCGACGGCGCTGCCGGCGGTCGCCAAGGCCAAGGCGCATCTGCAGGGATTCGATGACGCCCGGCAGGGCAAACCCAAGGCGACGCACAAGCAGATGCGCGCCAAGGACCGGCCGCTCCAGAACGACTTCATGTCCGCCGCCGACTTCGACGCCGTGCTGCTCGCCTGGTTCGGGAACATGGCCCGCGTACTGCTGCCGGGTCGGTGCTTCTACGTGTGGGGCGGCTACGCCAACTGGGCCAACTACTGCAGCGCGCTGGCCACGTGCGGCCTGTACTTCTCGCAGGGCATCACTTGGGTGAAGAGCCACCCCGTCCTCGGTCGCAAGGATTTCATGAATGACTGCGAGCACGCGTGGTATGGATGGCGCGAAGGCGCTGGCCACCGGTTCTTCGGGCCGAACAACATCTCGAACGTGTGGAACGTCAAGAAGGTCAACCCGCAGGCGATGGTGCATTTGACCGAGAAGCCCGTCGAACTCGCGGCCCGCGCCATCGTCTACTCATCGCAACCCGGTGAGAACGTGCTGGACCTCTTCGGCGGCTCGGGCTCGACCCTCATCGCGTGTGAACAACAGGGGCGGCGCGCGTTCCTCTTGGAACTCGACCCGCTCTACTGCGACGTGATCGTCCAGCGGTGGGAGCAGTTCACAGGACTGAAGGCCCAGCGGCAGTCTGCAAGGCCACAACCATGA
- a CDS encoding tyrosine-type recombinase/integrase, translating into MTTTTTTQARAARHRHANAVRDDDHLPRPGGPPVTVTPTPPHGHDGGPRARPKPVRRYPPEVLTDAEVAALLAACREDSPAGIRNRALLTVLYRAGLRITETLALRPIDLDPRSGAIRVLHAKGGRSRMVGMDRAGFEIVEQWLSVRRGLPVTDADPVFCLINGRPMASSYVRVFLPRIARRAGLVRRVHAHGLRHTHAAELRQEGVDIGLISKQLGHRSIATTARYLDHIAPWDVVAAMRGREW; encoded by the coding sequence ATGACGACGACGACGACCACACAGGCGCGGGCCGCACGCCACCGCCACGCCAATGCGGTGCGCGACGACGACCACCTGCCGCGTCCTGGCGGCCCGCCGGTGACGGTCACCCCCACGCCGCCCCACGGCCACGACGGTGGCCCACGGGCGCGACCCAAGCCCGTCCGCCGCTACCCGCCCGAGGTGCTGACCGACGCCGAGGTGGCCGCCCTGCTGGCCGCCTGCCGCGAGGACTCGCCTGCGGGCATCCGCAACCGGGCCCTGCTCACCGTGCTCTACCGCGCCGGGCTGCGCATCACCGAGACGCTGGCGCTGCGTCCCATCGACCTCGACCCCCGCAGTGGTGCCATCCGCGTGCTGCACGCCAAGGGCGGCCGGTCGCGCATGGTCGGCATGGACCGCGCCGGCTTCGAGATCGTCGAGCAGTGGCTCAGCGTGCGGCGCGGCCTGCCCGTCACCGATGCCGACCCCGTGTTCTGCCTCATCAACGGGCGGCCGATGGCATCGTCCTACGTGCGCGTGTTCCTGCCGCGTATTGCGCGCCGGGCGGGGCTGGTGCGGCGCGTGCACGCCCACGGGCTGCGGCACACCCACGCCGCCGAGTTGCGGCAGGAGGGCGTGGACATCGGGCTGATCTCGAAGCAGTTGGGCCACCGCTCGATCGCGACGACGGCGCGGTACCTGGACCACATCGCCCCGTGGGACGTGGTCGCGGCGATGCGGGGGCGGGAGTGGTGA
- a CDS encoding winged helix-turn-helix transcriptional regulator has protein sequence MTIDRETDDAPDRPDGDHVIPEMLALSDPVHRRLLMRLSLGSATADTLAALVGLELSEVQRGLEHLVEIRLVVRQREGVGHEMFYDLDPRAAFTPDGEFTRIVIRCDNGMLSEIELRVLTAEWM, from the coding sequence ATGACCATCGATCGCGAGACCGACGATGCTCCCGACCGTCCCGACGGCGACCATGTAATCCCCGAGATGCTGGCCCTGAGCGACCCCGTTCACCGCCGCCTGCTCATGCGCCTCTCGCTGGGTTCAGCCACCGCCGACACGCTGGCGGCGTTGGTCGGGCTGGAACTGAGCGAAGTTCAGCGCGGGTTGGAGCACCTGGTCGAGATTCGCCTCGTCGTGCGGCAGCGCGAGGGCGTCGGCCACGAGATGTTCTATGACCTCGACCCGCGCGCCGCCTTCACCCCGGACGGCGAGTTCACGCGCATCGTCATCCGCTGCGACAACGGCATGCTCAGCGAGATCGAACTGCGCGTGCTGACGGCGGAGTGGATGTGA
- a CDS encoding DUF1573 domain-containing protein → MHSISVSGCGNPVTNREVVCEAPSHSPPRSRRAAFGILFVILTLGAAFVAFSVTSAVARRAGQDMSTPGLGLTSMAPLRIEPERVDLGLVAAGSTNRQSVTLRNTSRRPIRITSVSSTCTCTAAEVPSELIPPGATTEIEVRMRAHRKAGRINERTLSFFVDGWKEPVRVVVRCESAKASDA, encoded by the coding sequence ATGCATTCGATTTCGGTTTCCGGGTGCGGCAACCCCGTCACGAATCGGGAGGTTGTCTGCGAGGCACCCTCGCACTCACCCCCTCGTTCGAGGCGGGCGGCCTTCGGCATTCTCTTCGTGATCTTGACGCTGGGGGCCGCCTTCGTCGCGTTCTCCGTGACGAGCGCCGTGGCCCGCCGCGCCGGCCAGGACATGTCAACGCCGGGGTTGGGTCTGACCTCGATGGCTCCGCTGCGCATCGAGCCGGAGCGCGTTGATCTTGGGCTGGTGGCAGCGGGTTCGACGAACCGGCAGTCGGTCACGCTGCGCAACACCAGCCGCCGACCGATCCGGATCACCTCCGTGAGTTCCACCTGCACGTGTACGGCGGCGGAAGTCCCATCGGAGCTGATTCCTCCGGGGGCGACAACAGAAATCGAAGTGCGGATGCGGGCGCATCGCAAGGCGGGGCGCATCAACGAGCGCACGCTCAGTTTCTTCGTGGATGGGTGGAAGGAGCCGGTGCGCGTGGTGGTTCGCTGCGAGTCGGCCAAGGCATCGGATGCGTGA
- a CDS encoding DUF91 domain-containing protein: MLKLGAQLEPTSFTGMASESRLETVLAADITVVDPGWLLIGRQVPTAFGKFIDLLAIDAEGQLIVIELKKNRTPREVVAQLLDYGSWVRNLVSGPQKSRTFRWLQHIATQCFRGW, translated from the coding sequence ATGTTGAAACTCGGGGCACAGTTGGAGCCGACCTCGTTTACTGGCATGGCCAGCGAGAGCCGGCTGGAGACGGTGCTGGCCGCTGACATCACCGTGGTGGACCCCGGCTGGCTGCTCATCGGGCGTCAGGTGCCTACGGCGTTCGGCAAGTTCATTGACCTGCTGGCGATCGACGCCGAGGGTCAACTGATCGTGATCGAGCTGAAGAAGAACCGGACGCCGCGCGAGGTGGTGGCCCAACTTCTCGACTACGGCTCCTGGGTGCGGAACCTAGTGTCCGGTCCTCAAAAATCTCGCACGTTTCGATGGCTGCAACACATTGCCACTCAATGCTTTAGGGGATGGTGA
- a CDS encoding type I restriction endonuclease subunit R: protein MSYLDESQAEIVAVGYFRDLGYDYAFGPDIAPDGERPERADYAQVVLLGRLRAALRRINPDVPGEAIEDAIRKVTRPESPSLVANNRAFHRLLVEGVDVSWMEDGRERHGKVWLVQRDPARLDDNEFLVVNQFTVIEDRRNRRPDVVVFLNGLPVSVIELKNPADETTTIRHAFNQIQTYKTDIPSLFTFNEIVAISDGFAAKLGTLTAGWDRFSPWRTVDGDAIPSAGTVQLEVLTRGVFEKRRLLDYLLHFITFEDDGREVVKKAAAYHQYWAVNKAVGCTVAATRPEGDKRAGIVWHTQGSGKSLSMVFYAGKIIAHSAMENPTIVVITDRNDLDDQLFGTFTLNGDLLRQKPIQAESREHLKTLLRVAAGGVVFTTMQKFEGGDALSDRRNIVVIADEAHRSHYGFKAKIDQKSGDIKYGMAKYLRDALPNASFIGFTGTPLELDDKSTPAVFGDYIDKYDILRAVEDGATVPIYYESRLAKLELDEEEKPRLDPEFEEITEGEVETEKQKLKTKWAALEAMVGTEKRIGLVAQDIVDHFEKRLGAMDGKAMIVCMSRRICVEMYEAIRRLRPQWHSEEDSKGALKVVMSGSASDEQAWQPHIRTKAESESIAKRFKDPKDSLRVVIVRDMWLTGFDCPSMHTMYVDKPMTGHNLMQAIARVNRVFRDKPGGLVVDYLGLADALKRALRTYTASGGKGQATVDLEQAVAVLLEKYEVVKAILHGFDYSAVLRAEPARRMSGIAQAMEFVLGLADGKKRYLQAVAALSKAFALAVPHERAMAIRDEVGLFQEIRAALVKVAASEAERSPEDIESAIRQLVSRAVYPTEVVDIFAAAGLEKPDISILSDEFLADVRQLPQRNLALELLKRLLNDEIKTRLRKNVVQARSFADMIEAAVRKYQNRAIEAAQVIEELIGIAKEMRAAQSRGDELGLSDDEVAFYDALADNPSAREVMGDEKLRLLAQELVDRVRQSVTIDWQVRENARAQIRVLVKRVLRKYGYPPDMEQRATELVLEQTEALCKEWA from the coding sequence ATGAGCTACCTCGACGAATCCCAGGCCGAGATCGTCGCGGTGGGGTACTTCCGGGATCTGGGGTACGACTACGCCTTTGGCCCGGATATTGCGCCGGACGGCGAGCGCCCCGAGAGGGCCGACTACGCACAGGTCGTGCTGCTTGGGCGGCTGCGGGCCGCGTTGCGGCGGATCAACCCTGACGTGCCGGGGGAGGCAATCGAAGACGCTATCCGCAAGGTCACGCGCCCCGAGAGCCCGTCTCTGGTCGCCAACAACCGCGCGTTCCATCGGCTGCTGGTCGAAGGGGTGGACGTCTCTTGGATGGAGGACGGGCGCGAGAGGCACGGGAAGGTATGGCTGGTGCAGCGAGACCCTGCCCGACTCGACGACAACGAGTTCCTCGTCGTCAATCAGTTCACAGTCATCGAGGATCGGAGGAACCGCAGGCCGGACGTTGTGGTCTTCCTGAACGGCCTGCCCGTGTCGGTGATCGAGCTGAAGAACCCCGCCGACGAGACCACGACTATCCGGCACGCCTTCAACCAGATTCAGACCTACAAGACGGACATCCCGAGCCTGTTCACGTTCAATGAGATCGTGGCCATCTCGGATGGCTTTGCGGCGAAGTTGGGGACGCTGACGGCGGGGTGGGACCGTTTCTCGCCGTGGCGGACGGTCGATGGCGATGCCATTCCGTCTGCCGGCACGGTGCAACTGGAGGTCCTTACCAGGGGCGTGTTCGAGAAGCGCAGGCTGCTGGACTATCTGCTGCACTTCATCACGTTTGAGGATGATGGTCGAGAGGTGGTGAAGAAGGCTGCGGCTTACCACCAGTACTGGGCCGTCAACAAGGCGGTCGGGTGCACTGTGGCCGCGACCCGGCCCGAGGGGGACAAGCGTGCGGGCATTGTGTGGCACACGCAAGGGTCGGGCAAGAGTCTGTCGATGGTCTTCTACGCCGGGAAGATCATCGCACACTCGGCGATGGAGAACCCGACGATCGTCGTCATCACTGACCGCAACGATCTCGACGATCAGCTTTTCGGCACGTTCACACTGAACGGCGACCTGCTGCGGCAGAAGCCGATCCAGGCCGAGAGCCGCGAGCATCTGAAGACACTGCTGCGGGTGGCCGCCGGCGGGGTCGTGTTCACGACAATGCAGAAGTTCGAGGGGGGCGACGCGCTGAGCGATCGCCGGAACATCGTGGTGATCGCCGACGAGGCGCACAGGAGTCACTACGGGTTCAAGGCGAAGATCGACCAGAAATCGGGCGACATCAAGTACGGGATGGCGAAGTACCTGCGCGATGCGCTCCCCAACGCCTCGTTCATCGGGTTCACCGGCACGCCGCTGGAGCTGGACGACAAGAGCACACCAGCGGTGTTCGGCGACTACATCGACAAGTACGACATTCTCCGCGCGGTTGAGGACGGCGCGACCGTGCCGATCTACTACGAGTCGCGGCTCGCCAAACTCGAATTGGACGAGGAGGAAAAGCCGCGGCTTGATCCGGAGTTCGAGGAGATCACCGAGGGCGAAGTGGAGACCGAGAAGCAGAAGCTGAAGACGAAGTGGGCCGCCCTCGAGGCGATGGTGGGAACGGAGAAGAGGATCGGACTTGTCGCCCAGGACATCGTCGATCATTTCGAGAAGCGGCTTGGTGCGATGGATGGGAAGGCCATGATCGTGTGCATGTCTCGACGGATTTGCGTCGAGATGTACGAAGCCATTCGGCGGTTGCGTCCGCAATGGCATAGCGAGGAGGATTCCAAGGGCGCACTCAAGGTCGTGATGAGCGGGTCCGCATCGGACGAACAGGCATGGCAGCCGCACATCCGCACCAAAGCGGAGAGCGAGTCCATCGCCAAGCGCTTCAAAGACCCGAAGGACTCGTTGCGGGTCGTCATCGTCCGCGACATGTGGCTGACGGGATTCGACTGCCCGAGTATGCACACGATGTACGTGGACAAGCCAATGACCGGGCACAATCTGATGCAGGCCATCGCCCGCGTCAACCGTGTGTTCAGGGACAAGCCAGGTGGCCTGGTCGTGGACTACCTGGGCCTCGCGGATGCGCTCAAGCGGGCGCTGCGCACGTACACGGCGAGCGGTGGGAAGGGACAGGCAACGGTCGATCTTGAACAAGCCGTGGCCGTTCTTCTGGAGAAGTACGAGGTAGTCAAAGCGATTCTCCACGGCTTCGACTACTCGGCAGTCCTTCGGGCGGAGCCAGCACGACGGATGTCGGGGATCGCCCAGGCGATGGAGTTCGTGCTGGGGCTGGCGGATGGGAAGAAGCGGTATCTTCAGGCGGTCGCGGCGCTCTCGAAGGCGTTCGCGCTCGCAGTGCCGCACGAGCGGGCGATGGCGATCCGGGATGAAGTGGGCCTGTTCCAGGAGATCCGCGCGGCCCTCGTGAAGGTGGCCGCTTCCGAGGCGGAGCGGTCACCGGAGGATATCGAGTCGGCCATTCGTCAATTGGTGTCGCGTGCCGTCTACCCAACGGAAGTGGTGGACATTTTCGCGGCGGCCGGACTGGAGAAGCCGGACATCTCGATTCTCTCGGACGAGTTTCTCGCGGATGTGCGACAGCTTCCGCAGCGGAACCTCGCTCTCGAACTCCTGAAGCGGCTCTTGAACGACGAGATCAAGACCAGGCTGCGCAAGAACGTCGTGCAGGCAAGGTCGTTCGCGGACATGATCGAGGCGGCGGTGCGGAAGTATCAGAACCGGGCGATCGAGGCCGCACAGGTGATCGAGGAACTGATCGGGATCGCCAAGGAAATGCGGGCTGCGCAGTCCCGTGGAGACGAACTGGGCCTGTCGGATGATGAGGTCGCCTTCTACGACGCCCTTGCCGACAACCCGAGCGCTCGGGAGGTCATGGGCGACGAGAAGCTCCGGCTTCTCGCCCAAGAACTCGTCGACCGCGTGCGGCAGAGCGTGACGATCGACTGGCAGGTGCGAGAGAACGCCCGCGCGCAGATCCGGGTGCTCGTGAAGCGAGTCTTGCGGAAGTACGGATACCCGCCCGACATGGAGCAACGCGCGACGGAACTGGTCTTGGAGCAGACGGAAGCGTTGTGCAAGGAGTGGGCGTAG
- a CDS encoding transposase, with protein sequence MQTSRSPRMVMVAAYAVAKASLPAYAHRFSPKKFTQHQLFACLVLKSMLDLDYRSVAALLQDCGDLCRSIDLDRPPHFTTLQKAADRLLRQPFARRLHDETIHLAERRRILKRTIRLAAIDSSGFEARHTSRYFIRRRERGEKTRTNPLYQTTTYRRFPKASIVVDADSHLILAWTVTQGPSSDLVRFADLIHEACRRRTLRAAVLDAGYDAEWMHRYLRLDLGVRSIIPPKIGRPTTRAPTGHFRALMHHSFPTALYGQRWQAETVFSMIKRRQGDAVNAIHRHAQARALTLKVLTHNIMIIKRHRGGFLQSKYEAFMCFAAALRPSPWKVPELSSSPATQGSRGLRSSMGRSTKKRARYRA encoded by the coding sequence ATGCAGACCAGTCGATCGCCACGGATGGTGATGGTGGCTGCGTACGCCGTGGCGAAGGCGTCGCTGCCGGCGTACGCGCATCGGTTCAGCCCGAAGAAGTTCACCCAGCACCAGCTCTTCGCGTGTCTCGTGCTCAAGTCGATGCTTGATCTCGACTACCGGAGCGTCGCCGCACTCCTCCAGGACTGCGGCGATCTGTGCCGCTCGATTGATCTCGACCGCCCGCCGCACTTCACGACCCTGCAGAAGGCCGCCGATCGCCTGCTGCGTCAGCCCTTCGCCCGGCGACTTCACGACGAGACGATTCACCTCGCCGAGCGCCGACGAATCCTGAAACGCACCATCCGACTGGCCGCCATCGACTCCAGTGGTTTCGAGGCCAGGCACACCAGCCGCTACTTCATCCGGCGGCGCGAGCGGGGCGAGAAGACCCGCACCAACCCGCTGTATCAGACCACGACGTACCGCCGCTTCCCCAAGGCGAGCATCGTCGTCGATGCCGATTCGCATCTCATTCTGGCTTGGACGGTGACGCAGGGACCATCGTCGGATCTGGTCCGCTTCGCCGACCTGATTCATGAGGCCTGTCGTCGCCGCACGCTGCGGGCCGCGGTCCTCGACGCCGGGTACGACGCGGAATGGATGCATCGATACCTGCGGCTTGATCTGGGGGTGCGGTCGATCATCCCCCCGAAGATCGGGCGACCGACCACTCGTGCCCCGACCGGTCACTTCCGGGCGTTGATGCATCACTCGTTCCCGACGGCACTCTACGGACAGCGTTGGCAGGCGGAGACGGTCTTCAGCATGATCAAGCGGCGGCAGGGCGACGCCGTGAACGCCATCCATCGCCACGCCCAGGCCCGTGCGCTGACCCTGAAAGTGCTTACGCACAATATCATGATCATCAAACGTCATCGGGGAGGTTTTCTACAGAGCAAGTACGAAGCATTTATGTGCTTCGCAGCGGCACTTCGCCCTTCACCGTGGAAGGTGCCCGAGCTGTCCTCGTCTCCAGCAACGCAGGGTTCGCGAGGGCTGCGTTCGAGTATGGGCAGAAGCACCAAGAAACGCGCGAGGTATCGAGCGTGA
- a CDS encoding restriction endonuclease subunit S yields the protein MSFTDAVSVNPHVPLKKGTTYPFVEMAAVDPDSRSVHESEVRVLDGGGSRFAAGDTLMARITPCLENGKIARFRPIDTTSPGFGSTEFIVIRGRSGVTDNDFAYYLTKWPAFRQYAISQMTGSSGRQRVPAESLSHFEVIVPPIGIQRRIAAILGSLDDKIELNRRMNRTLERMAQALFKSWFIDFDPVRTKAAGDPTAGGLPAPLAALFPDRLVESDLGEIPDEWAVQSLDEIADYLNGLACQKYPAVEGKTSLPVIKIRELRQGITENSDRATAEVAAKYIINDGDILFSWSGSLLVTIWCNGRGVLNQHVFKVTSAKYPKWYYYHATKHHLEEFQRIAADKATTMGHIQRHHLTNAKLAVPPEKLMLAATEILGTAIGRRINALRQARTLARLRDTLLPKLLSGEVEVSEAEAAIREVS from the coding sequence ATGTCGTTCACTGACGCCGTGAGCGTCAATCCACACGTACCCCTCAAGAAGGGCACGACATATCCCTTCGTTGAAATGGCGGCCGTCGATCCAGACTCCCGATCAGTCCATGAGTCTGAAGTCCGCGTGCTTGATGGCGGCGGGTCCCGATTCGCGGCAGGCGACACGCTCATGGCGAGGATCACGCCGTGCCTTGAGAACGGCAAGATTGCGAGGTTTCGCCCAATCGACACCACCAGTCCTGGCTTCGGATCGACGGAATTCATCGTGATCCGTGGCCGCAGCGGCGTAACGGACAATGACTTCGCGTACTACCTCACGAAGTGGCCCGCGTTTCGGCAGTATGCAATCTCGCAAATGACCGGGAGTTCCGGCAGACAGCGCGTGCCGGCAGAGTCGCTCTCACACTTCGAGGTTATCGTTCCACCGATCGGCATCCAACGTCGCATCGCAGCGATCCTCGGCTCGCTGGATGACAAGATCGAGTTGAACCGGCGGATGAACCGGACGCTGGAGCGGATGGCGCAGGCGCTGTTCAAGTCGTGGTTCATCGACTTCGACCCCGTCCGGACCAAGGCCGCGGGCGACCCCACCGCCGGCGGCCTGCCCGCCCCGCTCGCTGCCCTCTTCCCCGACCGCCTCGTGGAGTCCGACCTTGGCGAGATCCCCGATGAGTGGGCGGTGCAATCTCTCGATGAGATCGCGGACTATTTGAACGGCCTTGCCTGCCAGAAGTATCCGGCTGTAGAGGGCAAGACGTCGCTACCGGTGATCAAGATCCGCGAGCTGCGGCAAGGGATCACCGAGAACTCCGATCGCGCAACGGCGGAGGTGGCTGCCAAGTACATCATCAACGACGGCGACATTCTCTTTTCGTGGTCTGGCAGCCTGCTCGTCACGATCTGGTGCAACGGGCGAGGCGTGCTGAACCAGCACGTCTTCAAGGTGACGTCGGCAAAGTACCCGAAGTGGTACTACTACCACGCGACCAAGCACCACCTCGAAGAGTTCCAGCGCATCGCGGCGGATAAGGCCACGACGATGGGGCACATCCAGCGGCACCATCTCACCAACGCCAAGCTCGCGGTGCCTCCCGAGAAGCTCATGCTGGCTGCGACCGAGATTCTCGGGACCGCCATCGGTCGCCGCATTAACGCCTTGCGGCAGGCTCGGACGCTTGCACGGCTGCGTGACACGCTGCTGCCGAAACTCTTGAGCGGCGAGGTCGAGGTGTCAGAGGCCGAAGCGGCGATTAGGGAGGTGTCGTGA